The following are encoded in a window of Streptomyces sp. 11x1 genomic DNA:
- a CDS encoding FAD-dependent monooxygenase, which yields MPDHASALPDSTPVLIVGAGPVGATLALELAHHGVRSTVVERSTTVSAHPKMDFINGRSMELLRRLGVTDEIRRRGVAADEPFDFLWITDPGQSPVSVWTYPSVAGLRERFAEVTDGSAPLEPYQRLQGSLLEDVLRRQVREHPLIDLCEGWALLDLADDGDGVSARLSDEVRGTERTVRADYLVGCDGGGSTVRRRAGIATQQNGPSTRHCDVYFRSEDPALFRHGPSFLTITAGGATLVNRDGGRTWTGTFVLPEDTPEPEEPLAVVKERLGFDFAVDEVLNVAHWYGRLAVADSYRSGRVFLAGDSAHQFYPTGGHGANTGLGDACDLGWKLAATLSGWAGPGLLDSYEAERRPVALFNREMCANLLAVWMRFPQLAAAGAARPQLAAYLDKESFQIDNMGIHFGYRYTGSPVVRHEDAPEPDWQWQAIVPSTWPGGRAPNVRLTDGTPLFDRLSSGFTLVDLSGENRGKDLVEQARRGGFPVDLLTVDSAAVRAVWERDLVLVRPDHHVAWRGDEAPASREWGELLNQVTGS from the coding sequence GTGCCCGACCACGCTTCCGCCCTCCCCGACAGCACACCCGTCCTGATCGTCGGCGCCGGACCGGTCGGTGCGACCCTCGCGCTGGAGCTGGCCCACCACGGCGTGCGCAGTACCGTCGTCGAGCGTTCCACGACCGTCTCGGCGCACCCCAAGATGGACTTCATCAACGGCCGCAGCATGGAGTTGCTGCGCCGCCTCGGCGTGACCGACGAGATTCGCCGGCGCGGTGTCGCCGCCGACGAGCCGTTCGACTTCCTCTGGATCACCGACCCCGGGCAGTCGCCCGTCTCGGTGTGGACCTACCCGTCGGTGGCGGGGCTGCGCGAGAGGTTCGCCGAGGTCACCGACGGCTCCGCGCCGCTCGAGCCGTACCAGCGGCTCCAGGGCTCGCTGCTGGAGGACGTCCTGCGCCGGCAGGTGCGCGAGCATCCGCTGATCGACCTGTGCGAGGGCTGGGCCCTGCTGGATCTGGCCGACGACGGGGACGGGGTGTCGGCACGCCTGTCCGACGAGGTCCGCGGCACCGAGCGGACCGTGCGAGCCGACTATCTCGTCGGGTGCGACGGGGGCGGCAGCACGGTGCGGCGCCGCGCCGGTATCGCGACGCAGCAGAACGGCCCGAGCACCCGCCACTGCGATGTGTACTTCCGCAGCGAGGACCCGGCCCTGTTCCGCCACGGACCGTCCTTCCTCACGATCACGGCCGGCGGGGCGACCCTGGTCAACCGGGACGGCGGACGTACCTGGACCGGTACGTTCGTCCTCCCCGAGGACACACCCGAGCCCGAGGAGCCGCTCGCCGTCGTCAAGGAACGCCTGGGATTCGACTTCGCGGTCGACGAGGTGCTCAACGTGGCGCACTGGTACGGACGGCTGGCCGTCGCCGACTCCTACCGCAGCGGCAGGGTCTTCCTCGCGGGGGACTCGGCGCACCAGTTCTATCCGACCGGCGGGCACGGTGCGAACACCGGACTCGGCGACGCCTGCGACCTCGGATGGAAGCTCGCCGCCACGCTGAGCGGCTGGGCCGGTCCGGGCCTGCTCGACTCCTACGAGGCCGAGCGTCGGCCCGTCGCCCTGTTCAACCGGGAGATGTGCGCCAACCTGCTCGCCGTGTGGATGAGGTTCCCGCAGCTGGCGGCCGCCGGGGCGGCACGCCCACAGCTGGCGGCGTACCTCGACAAGGAGAGCTTCCAGATCGACAACATGGGCATCCACTTCGGCTACCGCTACACCGGCTCCCCGGTCGTGCGGCACGAGGACGCCCCGGAGCCCGACTGGCAGTGGCAGGCGATCGTCCCGAGCACCTGGCCCGGTGGCCGCGCACCGAACGTGCGACTGACGGACGGCACACCCCTGTTCGACCGGCTGAGCAGCGGGTTCACCCTGGTGGACCTCTCCGGTGAGAACCGGGGCAAGGACCTGGTGGAGCAGGCACGGCGCGGCGGCTTCCCGGTCGACCTGCTGACCGTCGACAGCGCCGCCGTACGTGCCGTGTGGGAGCGCGACCTGGTGCTCGTCCGGCCCGACCACCACGTGGCCTGGCGCGGCGACGAGGCACCCGCGTCCCGGGAGTGGGGGGAGCTGCTGAACCAGGTCACCGGCAGCTGA
- a CDS encoding MFS transporter → MTNDITPSRSGAVDAGSPASGTADKAGGRGPWAMFSVLALIEFMSVMDASVVNIALPAIRDDLGFSATGLAWVVDAYLLGFAGFLLLAGRAADVIGRRRLFTAGVALFTLASLGCGLAADDWQLVVARLLQGLGAALVTPAALALITDIFPEGPDRNKALGLFMGMGGVAAPVGLVLGGLLTTAGWEWIFIINVPIGIGILLASLRLLPATGPQTDARLDVVGAVTATGGLLALIFAIARGGAEGWGSAATLAGFAGAAVLLVAFVVRQRTADDPVLPSVLLRMRPLVIGNVAFALVGTLLISTFFIITIYLQQVRGYGPAKAGLSYVPIPLAMLAGTQVAPRVLRFGPQNVLMGGVLVQALALAAWAAVIDVDAGYVTGFLLPAVLWSFGLGVSIVSSFVVCTMGLTGPIAGAGSGLATTTYQAGGAIGLAGLVAIADARTHAVTDTQEPLEALVSGYQFALWCSVAVAVVAALLTRFIRFDARPHTGAQPS, encoded by the coding sequence ATGACCAACGACATCACGCCGAGCCGGAGCGGGGCCGTCGACGCCGGCTCCCCGGCGTCGGGGACGGCCGACAAGGCCGGCGGCCGCGGTCCCTGGGCGATGTTCTCGGTGCTGGCACTGATCGAGTTCATGTCGGTGATGGACGCCTCGGTGGTGAACATCGCGCTGCCCGCCATCAGGGACGACCTCGGCTTCTCGGCCACCGGCCTGGCCTGGGTCGTCGACGCCTATCTGCTCGGCTTCGCCGGCTTCCTGCTGCTGGCGGGCCGCGCCGCCGATGTCATCGGCCGGCGGCGGCTCTTCACCGCGGGCGTGGCCCTCTTCACGCTCGCTTCGCTGGGCTGCGGACTCGCCGCCGACGACTGGCAGTTGGTCGTGGCGCGGCTGCTGCAGGGACTGGGGGCGGCGCTGGTCACCCCGGCGGCCCTCGCGTTGATCACGGACATCTTCCCGGAGGGGCCGGACCGCAACAAGGCGCTCGGCCTCTTCATGGGCATGGGCGGTGTCGCCGCGCCGGTCGGCCTGGTGCTCGGCGGACTGCTCACCACGGCCGGCTGGGAGTGGATCTTCATCATCAACGTCCCGATCGGCATCGGCATCCTCCTGGCCAGCCTGCGGCTGCTCCCGGCCACCGGTCCCCAGACGGACGCCCGGCTCGACGTGGTCGGCGCGGTCACCGCCACCGGCGGTCTCCTGGCCCTCATCTTCGCCATCGCCCGCGGTGGTGCCGAGGGCTGGGGCTCGGCCGCGACCCTGGCCGGGTTCGCCGGCGCCGCGGTGCTGCTGGTCGCTTTCGTCGTCCGTCAGCGCACCGCCGACGATCCGGTCCTGCCGTCCGTGCTGCTGCGCATGCGTCCCCTGGTCATCGGCAATGTGGCCTTCGCTCTGGTGGGCACCCTGCTGATCTCCACGTTCTTCATCATCACGATCTATCTGCAGCAGGTGCGCGGCTACGGTCCGGCGAAGGCGGGCCTGTCCTACGTGCCCATCCCGCTGGCCATGCTGGCCGGCACGCAGGTGGCCCCGCGGGTGCTGCGGTTCGGTCCGCAGAACGTCCTGATGGGAGGCGTCCTCGTCCAGGCCCTGGCTCTCGCCGCCTGGGCGGCGGTGATCGACGTCGACGCAGGCTATGTCACGGGCTTCCTGCTGCCCGCCGTGCTGTGGTCCTTCGGCCTGGGCGTCTCCATCGTCTCGTCCTTCGTGGTGTGCACGATGGGGCTCACCGGCCCGATCGCCGGTGCGGGCTCGGGCCTCGCGACCACGACGTACCAGGCGGGCGGGGCGATCGGCCTCGCCGGACTCGTCGCGATCGCCGACGCCCGCACCCATGCGGTGACGGACACCCAGGAACCGCTGGAGGCTCTCGTGTCCGGCTACCAGTTCGCCCTGTGGTGCTCGGTGGCCGTGGCCGTCGTCGCGGCCCTGCTCACCCGGTTCATCCGCTTCGACGCCCGGCCTCACACCGGGGCCCAGCCCTCGTAG
- a CDS encoding SRPBCC family protein: MIIFKYTLPVNDPSLPEHPEIDRDQLWESLVHKAANPVSYVPSISFAEVLEEFEGGFVRRIALRGDHSVLLRERVTLERGRRIVFTQLDNPLLTEITNEIGVDAEGLLTFTFTATLSAAGLERSRQEAGFIAENDLLFYDTAAATVNTVRLTAARTVTAA; this comes from the coding sequence GTGATCATCTTCAAGTACACGCTGCCCGTCAACGACCCGAGCCTTCCCGAACACCCGGAGATCGACCGCGACCAGCTCTGGGAGAGCCTGGTGCACAAGGCGGCCAACCCGGTCTCGTACGTGCCGTCGATCAGCTTCGCGGAGGTGCTGGAGGAGTTCGAGGGCGGCTTCGTGCGGCGTATCGCGCTCCGTGGCGACCATTCGGTACTGCTGCGGGAGCGGGTGACTCTGGAGCGGGGGCGGCGCATCGTCTTCACCCAGCTGGACAACCCGCTGCTGACCGAGATCACCAACGAGATCGGCGTCGACGCGGAGGGCCTGCTCACCTTCACGTTCACCGCCACGCTGTCCGCGGCGGGCCTGGAGCGGAGCCGGCAGGAGGCAGGTTTCATCGCGGAGAACGACCTGTTGTTCTACGACACGGCGGCCGCCACGGTGAACACCGTACGGCTCACGGCGGCCCGTACGGTGACCGCGGCCTGA
- a CDS encoding SDR family oxidoreductase gives MSLNGKVAIVTGASRGIGRATAERLGREGAAVVVNYQSNADAAQETVKAITGAGGKAVAVQADVSVSADVAALYDTAVKEFGGVDIVVNNAATVAAAPVEYISEEDFDRLVATNLKSVFLSHQQATKHLRDGGRVINLSAGLPSGAIAFLGAYGATKVGVEVLTRSLAHALGERGITVNAVAPGPTDTDMLAPEARANLDTLIAQTPLRKLGQPGDIADVVAFLAGEDGRWLTGQTIHANGGFA, from the coding sequence ATGAGTCTCAACGGCAAGGTCGCCATCGTCACCGGCGCGTCGCGGGGCATCGGCCGTGCGACGGCCGAGCGCCTCGGCCGCGAGGGTGCCGCCGTCGTCGTCAACTACCAGAGCAACGCCGACGCGGCGCAGGAGACGGTGAAGGCCATCACCGGTGCCGGCGGCAAGGCCGTCGCCGTCCAGGCCGATGTGTCGGTCTCCGCCGACGTGGCCGCTCTGTACGACACCGCGGTCAAGGAGTTCGGTGGCGTCGACATCGTCGTCAACAACGCCGCGACCGTGGCCGCCGCACCGGTGGAGTACATCAGTGAGGAGGACTTCGACCGGCTGGTCGCGACCAATCTCAAGAGCGTCTTCCTCTCCCACCAGCAGGCCACCAAGCACCTGAGGGACGGCGGCCGGGTCATCAACCTCTCCGCCGGACTGCCGTCGGGCGCCATCGCCTTCCTCGGCGCCTACGGTGCCACCAAGGTGGGTGTCGAGGTCCTCACCCGGTCCCTCGCCCACGCGCTGGGCGAGCGCGGCATCACCGTCAACGCCGTGGCCCCGGGCCCGACCGACACCGACATGCTCGCTCCCGAGGCGCGGGCCAACCTCGACACCCTGATCGCCCAGACCCCGCTGCGCAAGCTCGGGCAGCCGGGCGACATCGCCGACGTCGTGGCCTTCCTCGCCGGTGAGGACGGGCGCTGGCTCACCGGCCAGACCATCCACGCCAACGGTGGTTTCGCGTAA
- a CDS encoding FAD-binding protein produces the protein MSGISRRRFLVTSAAAGTVVGGAPTALAATAEAREAVAYGPFTVTPADQQYGDLVRGFNQRWVGKPDSVRVVSSAGQVLSAVQEAVGAGKRIAVRSGGHCYEPWVSDGIKVVIDMSQMNQVYFDSSRQAFAVEAGATMVQMYKALYKGWGIVLPGGTCPSVGAGGHVAGGGYGALSRRHGLIVDHLYGVEVVVVDSGGKARLVTATRDASDPHRDLWWAHTGGGGGNFGVVTRYLFRSPNATGSAPENLLPKPPASLLVSSVSWSWADLTEQSFGRILKNYGTWCERNSSASSPYAGLFSQLKPAPKAAGSFSLTTEIDATVSGADRLLDDFLAAVNQGTGVSFQVDERRTLPWLHGVEWPGFTGGGDPTNRFKGKSAYMRKTFTDAHVAAFHRHLTRSDYPYPGALVLISSYGGRVNSVSPTATAVSQRDSVMKLMYVNFWRDAAQDSWHEAWIREFYRDVYGGTGGVPVSNTVTDGCFVNYADGDLSDPAWNKSGVPWHDLYYGVNFPRLQQAKAKWDPKNVFRHAQSVPLPG, from the coding sequence ATGAGTGGGATATCGCGTCGAAGATTCCTGGTGACCTCCGCGGCGGCGGGGACCGTCGTCGGCGGTGCCCCGACGGCCCTCGCGGCCACCGCGGAGGCGCGGGAGGCGGTCGCCTACGGTCCTTTCACCGTCACACCGGCGGACCAGCAGTACGGGGACCTGGTCCGCGGGTTCAACCAGCGGTGGGTCGGCAAGCCCGACTCCGTCCGCGTCGTGAGTTCGGCCGGCCAGGTGCTGAGCGCCGTCCAGGAGGCCGTGGGCGCGGGCAAGCGGATCGCCGTGCGCAGCGGCGGGCACTGCTACGAGCCCTGGGTCAGCGACGGCATCAAGGTCGTCATCGACATGTCGCAGATGAACCAGGTGTACTTCGACTCCTCCCGCCAGGCGTTCGCGGTGGAGGCGGGCGCCACGATGGTGCAGATGTACAAGGCCCTGTACAAGGGATGGGGGATCGTCCTGCCCGGCGGTACCTGCCCCTCGGTCGGGGCGGGCGGCCACGTGGCAGGCGGCGGCTACGGGGCGCTCTCCCGGCGGCACGGGCTCATCGTCGACCACCTGTACGGGGTCGAGGTGGTCGTGGTGGACTCCGGCGGCAAGGCCCGGCTGGTCACGGCCACCAGGGACGCCTCGGACCCCCATCGGGACCTGTGGTGGGCGCACACCGGTGGCGGCGGCGGCAACTTCGGTGTGGTGACGCGCTATCTGTTCCGGTCCCCGAACGCCACGGGCTCCGCGCCCGAGAACCTGCTGCCCAAGCCTCCGGCCTCGCTGCTGGTCAGCTCCGTCTCCTGGTCCTGGGCCGACCTGACCGAGCAGTCGTTCGGCCGGATCCTGAAGAACTACGGCACCTGGTGCGAGCGGAACAGCTCCGCGTCCTCTCCCTACGCCGGGCTGTTCAGCCAGCTGAAGCCCGCGCCCAAGGCCGCCGGATCCTTCTCCCTGACCACGGAGATCGACGCGACCGTCTCCGGCGCGGACCGCCTGCTCGACGACTTCCTCGCGGCCGTGAACCAGGGCACGGGTGTCTCCTTCCAGGTCGACGAACGCCGCACCCTGCCATGGCTGCACGGCGTCGAGTGGCCCGGCTTCACCGGCGGCGGCGACCCCACCAACCGCTTCAAGGGCAAGTCCGCCTACATGCGCAAGACCTTCACGGACGCCCATGTCGCGGCGTTCCACAGGCATCTGACGCGCTCCGACTACCCGTACCCCGGTGCCCTGGTGCTGATCAGTTCGTACGGCGGCAGGGTCAACTCCGTCTCCCCGACCGCGACCGCGGTGTCCCAGCGCGACTCCGTCATGAAGTTGATGTACGTGAACTTCTGGCGGGACGCGGCGCAGGACTCCTGGCACGAGGCCTGGATCCGCGAGTTCTACCGGGACGTGTACGGCGGCACCGGCGGTGTGCCCGTGTCGAACACCGTCACCGACGGCTGCTTCGTCAACTACGCCGACGGAGACCTCTCCGACCCGGCGTGGAACAAGTCGGGCGTGCCCTGGCACGACCTGTACTACGGCGTCAACTTCCCACGGCTGCAGCAGGCCAAGGCCAAGTGGGACCCCAAGAACGTCTTCCGGCACGCCCAGTCCGTACCACTGCCGGGCTGA
- a CDS encoding AtaL-like protein, with protein MTELSWTLPVVGEDEGGRRRLDPEEVWQGLLRKAENPVPFIAGITGCQVLERHEDGLLREITVAGRAKARERVVFHDRRLMVFHQIDDPYLAEIHNEIGRDEQGATTLTIRVLLSAEGKAKGQRDGSFVESTARYFGGIVQPIVDTLVRSRSESGPGA; from the coding sequence ATGACCGAGCTGAGCTGGACCCTTCCGGTCGTCGGAGAGGACGAGGGGGGAAGACGGCGGCTGGACCCCGAGGAGGTCTGGCAGGGCCTCCTGCGCAAGGCGGAGAATCCCGTTCCGTTCATCGCGGGCATCACCGGGTGCCAGGTGCTGGAGCGCCACGAGGACGGCCTGCTGCGGGAGATCACGGTGGCGGGCCGGGCCAAGGCCCGTGAGCGGGTCGTGTTCCACGATCGCCGGCTCATGGTCTTCCACCAGATCGACGACCCGTACCTGGCCGAGATCCACAACGAGATCGGGCGGGACGAGCAGGGGGCGACCACGCTCACGATCAGGGTGCTGCTCTCGGCGGAGGGGAAGGCCAAGGGTCAGAGGGACGGCTCCTTCGTGGAGTCGACCGCACGCTACTTCGGCGGGATCGTGCAGCCCATCGTCGACACCCTCGTTCGCTCGCGGAGCGAGTCCGGGCCCGGGGCGTGA
- a CDS encoding AAA family ATPase, translating to MVVKNARPAVGRDTELGLLREALRATASGSGRCLVVEGPPGIGKSRLLQEAAREAERLGMTFALGRATELDRVAPLAVLLSALRDSVPPVVDRADMAALRGLGSQEADRFWLVSRLGDLIEEHARTRPLVIALDDAQSMDELTAFTLQILVPRLRACSVQWLLARRSPSAQESRYDVVGRLLQDGAEHVVLGRLDPDAIVQLCSHVLGAAPSPDLAALAARSDGNPFLLEQLLSALEDDDRLLRVDGMVEVVGNDALPDDFLSAVDYQLRHLSAPTRRLLEAGSVFGRPFLPSEAAGLLGERGFALLPRVEEAVEAHVLVDDGTALAFRHDLIREAVYDSLTGSVRRILHQEAATVLEAAGSPRAETALHLIRGASRDNPHTIDVLCAAADEVAPTSPSTAADLVLEALGLLSADDPGAPGLIARAVSLLASSGRITEARDLGAEALHRNISRAQEASVYVGLAEALKHAGQDAMAVEYTRRALTRPGVPDAVRGQLLAVQSHALLNGDDVRGAEASAIEAMAVGEPDTVVYAGAALSVAARILGRVDEAVSLASDAVQLADDTGGDARHRHPRLWLGRALVAADRFGEADAVLELGENDTRALGSAWSLPLWHYGRAELRLMAGQLSDAQAEALAGKAVAEQLSALAIVPSLLTILGQVAIHRDELVRARKLFTEAHRMAESGYGVVPEDIAWLQAQLSYAEGDPKAAVTALSGVYERLDERPLLLTQVAWAAPALVRFALDAGASEEARAAAVAARKLADDTPKTLSLAAAAHHAEGLLADDVAMLHAAVDAYRAGPRHLARAIALEDAAHAETRAGRRGRAVALLEEALGRFTDCGATRSMARVQRALRGLGVRRKKWQSAQRAQTGWDSLTGAELRVVRLVAEGLTNRAAAERLFLSPHTVDTHLRHAFAKLGVSSRVELARQAMLHDGGGEGTTA from the coding sequence ATGGTTGTGAAGAACGCGCGCCCAGCCGTCGGTCGGGACACCGAACTGGGCTTACTGCGCGAAGCGTTGCGGGCCACGGCGTCGGGCAGCGGACGGTGCCTCGTGGTGGAGGGACCGCCCGGCATCGGCAAGAGCCGACTGCTGCAGGAAGCGGCCCGCGAGGCGGAGCGGCTGGGGATGACCTTCGCCCTGGGCCGTGCCACCGAGCTCGACCGGGTGGCGCCGCTCGCGGTGTTGCTGTCCGCGCTGCGGGACAGCGTGCCTCCGGTCGTGGACCGGGCGGACATGGCGGCGCTCCGCGGCCTGGGCAGCCAGGAGGCCGACCGCTTCTGGCTGGTCAGCCGGCTCGGCGACCTCATCGAGGAGCATGCCCGCACCCGTCCGCTCGTCATAGCCCTGGACGACGCCCAGTCCATGGACGAACTCACGGCGTTCACCCTGCAGATCCTGGTGCCCAGGCTGCGCGCCTGTTCGGTGCAGTGGCTGCTGGCACGGCGCTCGCCGTCGGCCCAGGAGTCGAGATACGACGTGGTCGGTCGGCTCCTCCAGGACGGTGCGGAACATGTCGTCCTCGGACGACTCGACCCCGATGCCATCGTCCAGCTCTGTTCGCACGTGCTCGGCGCGGCGCCGAGCCCCGACCTGGCCGCTCTCGCCGCGCGCAGCGACGGCAACCCCTTCCTGCTCGAACAGTTGCTCAGCGCGCTGGAGGACGACGACCGGCTGCTGCGTGTGGACGGCATGGTGGAGGTCGTCGGGAACGACGCCCTGCCCGACGACTTCCTGAGCGCGGTGGACTACCAGCTGCGCCACCTGTCCGCCCCGACACGCCGGCTCCTGGAAGCGGGCTCGGTGTTCGGGCGCCCGTTCCTGCCGAGCGAAGCGGCCGGTCTGCTCGGCGAGCGCGGCTTCGCTCTGCTGCCCCGGGTGGAGGAGGCGGTGGAGGCGCACGTCCTGGTCGACGACGGCACGGCACTCGCCTTCCGGCACGACCTCATCCGGGAGGCGGTCTACGACTCCCTCACCGGATCCGTCCGGCGGATCCTGCACCAGGAGGCCGCCACGGTCCTGGAGGCCGCGGGCAGCCCCCGCGCCGAGACCGCGCTGCACCTGATCCGCGGCGCCAGCCGCGACAACCCGCACACCATCGACGTGCTCTGCGCGGCAGCGGACGAGGTGGCCCCCACCTCCCCCAGCACGGCCGCCGACCTGGTTCTGGAGGCGCTCGGCCTGCTGTCCGCCGACGACCCCGGGGCGCCCGGCCTCATCGCGCGGGCGGTGAGTCTGCTGGCTTCGTCCGGCCGCATCACCGAGGCCCGTGACCTGGGTGCCGAGGCGCTGCACCGCAACATCAGCCGGGCACAGGAGGCCTCGGTGTACGTCGGGCTGGCCGAGGCGCTGAAGCACGCCGGCCAGGACGCGATGGCGGTCGAGTACACCCGCCGGGCCCTGACCCGGCCGGGCGTCCCGGACGCGGTCCGGGGGCAACTCCTCGCGGTCCAGTCGCACGCCCTGCTCAACGGCGACGACGTGAGAGGCGCGGAGGCCTCCGCGATCGAGGCGATGGCGGTCGGCGAGCCGGACACGGTGGTGTACGCGGGCGCGGCTCTCAGTGTCGCCGCGCGCATCCTGGGCCGGGTCGACGAGGCCGTCTCGCTCGCCTCGGACGCCGTGCAGCTCGCCGACGACACCGGCGGCGACGCGCGGCACCGGCATCCCCGGCTGTGGCTGGGCCGGGCACTGGTCGCCGCCGACCGCTTCGGCGAGGCCGACGCCGTCCTGGAACTCGGGGAGAACGACACCCGAGCGCTGGGCTCCGCCTGGTCACTTCCCCTGTGGCACTACGGCCGAGCCGAACTTCGACTCATGGCAGGCCAGTTGAGCGATGCCCAGGCCGAGGCCCTGGCCGGGAAGGCGGTGGCCGAACAGCTCAGCGCGCTGGCCATCGTGCCGTCCCTCCTCACCATTCTCGGTCAGGTGGCGATACACCGGGACGAACTGGTGCGGGCCCGCAAGCTGTTCACGGAGGCGCACCGTATGGCCGAGTCCGGTTACGGGGTCGTGCCGGAGGACATCGCCTGGCTGCAGGCCCAGTTGTCGTACGCCGAAGGGGACCCCAAAGCCGCGGTCACGGCTCTGTCGGGGGTGTACGAAAGACTCGACGAGCGCCCGCTGCTGCTGACCCAGGTCGCGTGGGCGGCGCCCGCCCTGGTGCGCTTCGCGCTCGACGCGGGGGCGTCCGAGGAGGCCCGGGCCGCGGCGGTCGCAGCCCGCAAACTCGCCGACGACACCCCGAAGACCCTCTCGCTCGCTGCCGCCGCCCACCACGCCGAAGGTCTCCTCGCCGACGATGTGGCGATGCTGCACGCGGCGGTGGACGCCTACCGTGCCGGCCCGCGCCATCTGGCGCGGGCCATCGCTCTGGAGGACGCCGCGCACGCCGAGACCCGGGCGGGGCGCCGGGGCCGCGCGGTGGCCCTGCTGGAGGAGGCCCTCGGCCGGTTCACCGACTGCGGTGCGACCCGGTCCATGGCACGGGTCCAGCGGGCACTGCGCGGCCTGGGCGTACGCCGCAAGAAGTGGCAGTCCGCGCAGCGGGCGCAGACGGGCTGGGACAGCCTCACCGGCGCCGAACTGCGTGTGGTGCGCCTGGTCGCCGAAGGGCTGACCAACCGGGCCGCCGCCGAGCGGCTGTTCCTGTCGCCGCACACGGTCGACACGCATCTGCGTCACGCCTTCGCCAAGCTGGGTGTCTCCAGCCGGGTGGAGCTGGCGCGGCAGGCGATGCTGCACGACGGAGGCGGTGAGGGGACCACCGCCTGA
- a CDS encoding 2-amino-3,7-dideoxy-D-threo-hept-6-ulosonate synthase, producing the protein MFTNLSFGRRLRLRRLYGGDGDRLLVVPLDHPISDGPIITRDGGLDTLVGQITDNGADAVVLHKGGLRHVHPARFSRTSLIVHLSASTIHAQDPDAKYLVSGVDEALRYGADGVSVHVNLGSAEEQQQIADLGRVSDVCDRWNVPLLAMIYPRGPKVTDPRDPALVSHAITVAAELGADIVKTPYVGSPDEMADVVKDAAIPVIVAGGPRKTTVPDVLAYVDEALRGGVSGFAMGRNIFQSADPGAMTREIAQRLHQVHDHSFGDRHSTQGSHPGQLQTLAG; encoded by the coding sequence ATGTTCACCAATCTTTCTTTCGGCCGCAGACTCCGGCTGAGGCGCCTGTACGGCGGCGACGGCGACCGACTGCTCGTCGTGCCGCTGGACCACCCCATCAGCGACGGGCCGATCATCACGCGTGACGGCGGACTCGACACCCTGGTCGGCCAGATCACCGACAACGGCGCCGACGCGGTGGTCCTGCACAAGGGCGGACTGCGTCATGTGCACCCGGCCCGGTTCTCGCGGACCTCGCTGATCGTCCATCTGAGCGCGAGCACGATCCACGCGCAGGACCCGGACGCCAAGTACCTCGTGAGCGGCGTCGACGAGGCCCTGAGGTACGGCGCCGACGGGGTCAGCGTCCACGTCAACCTCGGTTCGGCCGAGGAGCAGCAGCAGATCGCGGACCTCGGCCGGGTGTCGGACGTCTGCGACCGGTGGAACGTGCCGCTGCTGGCGATGATCTACCCGAGGGGGCCGAAGGTCACCGATCCACGGGACCCGGCCCTCGTGTCGCACGCCATCACCGTGGCCGCCGAACTCGGCGCCGACATCGTCAAGACGCCGTACGTGGGCTCACCGGACGAGATGGCGGACGTGGTCAAGGACGCCGCCATTCCGGTCATCGTGGCGGGCGGACCCCGCAAGACCACCGTGCCCGACGTGCTCGCCTATGTGGACGAGGCCCTGCGCGGTGGCGTCAGCGGCTTCGCGATGGGCCGCAACATCTTCCAGTCCGCCGATCCGGGCGCGATGACGCGGGAGATCGCGCAGCGCCTGCACCAGGTCCACGACCACTCCTTCGGCGACCGGCACTCCACGCAGGGCTCGCACCCGGGGCAGTTGCAGACCCTCGCCGGCTGA